Proteins encoded together in one Streptomyces sp. NBC_01216 window:
- the ssd gene encoding septum site-determining protein Ssd, which produces MTSGALGTYDESLAGEAGRRAGQPLIVTEDLALLDDLLRLCAAAGVEPEVHHSAPGRRAWADAPLVLVGDDAAARCRGAARRPDVLLVGRNPDDADMWRPAVEIGAECVLRLPDAEGWLVDRIADVAEGAGPPALTVGVIGGRGGAGASTLACALALAAAGTGRSTLLVDGDPLGGGLDVLLGGERAEGRRWPDFAASRGRVAGRALEESLPSVRGMRLLSWDRSDSLLVPPEAMRAVLAAGRRRGGVVVVDLPRRVDEAVTEALAQLDLGLLVVPGELRAVAAAHRVASLVGMVLTDLRAVVRGPYAAGLDARWVADALRLPLTGELPDDPDVVTAHDTGRLPGGDPRGPLGRFCTAFWDRALTPDGVR; this is translated from the coding sequence ATGACTTCCGGCGCTTTGGGGACTTACGACGAGAGTCTGGCCGGAGAGGCCGGACGGCGGGCCGGGCAGCCGCTGATCGTGACCGAGGACCTCGCGTTGCTCGACGACCTGCTCCGGCTGTGCGCCGCGGCCGGCGTCGAGCCCGAGGTGCACCACAGCGCTCCCGGCCGCCGGGCGTGGGCCGACGCCCCGCTCGTCCTCGTCGGAGACGACGCGGCGGCCCGCTGTCGTGGTGCGGCCCGCCGACCGGACGTGCTGCTGGTCGGGCGGAATCCGGACGACGCCGACATGTGGCGGCCGGCCGTCGAGATCGGCGCGGAGTGCGTGCTGCGCCTGCCGGACGCCGAGGGCTGGCTCGTCGACCGCATCGCCGACGTGGCCGAAGGAGCGGGGCCACCGGCCCTGACCGTCGGAGTCATCGGCGGTCGCGGTGGGGCGGGTGCGTCGACGCTGGCCTGTGCCCTGGCCCTGGCCGCCGCCGGGACCGGCCGCAGCACCCTGCTCGTGGACGGTGATCCGCTCGGCGGCGGACTCGACGTCCTGCTCGGAGGCGAGCGCGCCGAGGGCCGGCGCTGGCCCGACTTCGCCGCGTCCCGGGGCCGGGTGGCCGGCCGGGCGCTGGAGGAGTCGCTGCCCTCGGTCCGGGGGATGCGGCTGCTCAGCTGGGACCGGAGCGACTCGCTCCTCGTGCCGCCCGAAGCGATGCGCGCGGTGCTCGCCGCCGGACGACGCCGCGGCGGAGTCGTCGTCGTGGACCTGCCCCGCAGGGTCGACGAGGCGGTCACCGAGGCACTGGCCCAGCTCGATCTCGGGCTCCTCGTCGTCCCCGGCGAACTACGGGCCGTGGCGGCGGCCCACCGGGTCGCCTCCCTCGTCGGAATGGTCCTCACCGACCTTCGCGCGGTCGTGCGAGGGCCGTATGCCGCCGGGCTCGACGCGCGCTGGGTCGCCGACGCCCTGCGGCTGCCGCTGACCGGCGAACTGCCCGACGATCCTGACGTCGTGACGGCCCATGACACCGGCAGGCTCCCGGGGGGCGACCCCCGGGGCCCACTCGGCCGGTTCTGCACGGCCTTCTGGGATCGTGCGCTGACGCCGGACGGTGTGCGGTGA